The following proteins are co-located in the Acidobacteriota bacterium genome:
- a CDS encoding glycosyltransferase family 2 protein has translation MIIVNWNTGDQLRECMKSIGRCVERGYDLETVVIVDNHSSDDSCAGILREGAKAITIPNRCNRGFAAACNQGAQGSEADYLLFLNPDMLLNSDSLSVPVQYLSAPENGDVGICGIQLVDQDGAIQRSCSRFPTPRMFLAGGVGLDRLAGFRHLQPFMVEWDHARSAEVDHVIGAFFMVRRSLFEALGGFDERFFVYYEEVDFALRARKAGWRCFYLAEACACHHGQGSSESVRGDRLFYILRSRVLFAFKHFGRCRALGVVLGALFPEFVARLLGSGLERSWQGVGETLEGYAKLWKYLLSHAGSDLKCGFSR, from the coding sequence ATCATTATCGTAAACTGGAACACGGGTGATCAACTCCGTGAATGCATGAAGTCGATCGGACGCTGTGTCGAGAGGGGATATGACCTGGAAACGGTCGTAATTGTCGACAACCATTCCAGTGATGATTCCTGCGCCGGCATTCTGCGAGAGGGTGCCAAGGCCATAACGATTCCTAATCGCTGTAACCGCGGCTTTGCGGCGGCCTGCAATCAGGGGGCGCAGGGAAGCGAGGCGGATTATCTCCTGTTTCTCAATCCCGATATGCTGCTGAACTCGGATTCACTTTCGGTGCCGGTTCAGTATCTATCTGCTCCGGAGAACGGCGACGTGGGGATCTGCGGCATTCAGCTGGTCGATCAGGACGGTGCGATTCAGCGGTCCTGTTCGCGCTTCCCGACACCGCGGATGTTTCTGGCCGGCGGCGTCGGGTTGGACCGACTTGCGGGATTCCGGCACCTGCAGCCCTTCATGGTCGAATGGGACCATGCGCGCTCGGCTGAGGTGGATCACGTCATCGGCGCCTTCTTCATGGTCCGGAGGTCGCTGTTCGAGGCTCTGGGCGGCTTCGATGAACGGTTTTTCGTCTACTACGAGGAGGTGGATTTCGCGCTGCGTGCGCGCAAGGCCGGATGGAGATGTTTTTACCTGGCCGAGGCCTGCGCCTGCCATCACGGTCAGGGCAGCAGCGAGAGCGTCAGGGGGGACCGTCTCTTCTACATATTGCGCAGCCGGGTCCTCTTCGCCTTCAAGCATTTCGGAAGGTGTCGCGCCCTGGGTGTTGTCCTGGGCGCCCTGTTCCCGGAATTTGTCGCGCGGCTGCTGGGGTCGGGCCTGGAACGGTCGTGGCAGGGCGTCGGGGAAACCCTGGAGGGCTATGCCAAGCTATGGAAATATCTGCTTTCCCATGCGGGGTCCGATTTGAAATGCGGATTTTCGAGATAG